CCGCTTGCCTTTCAATCCGGCCAGGTCGATCAGTTCGCCGGCCGAGCGTTCCCCGGGGGGATTTTTGAAAATGCACCCTGCGCTGGGCAGGGTCCAGGGCTGCCGCCGGTTTCTGTGTTTCAACAGCCGGCCGGCCTCTTTACGCAGGCTGTCTCTTTTTCCCTTCCGCAACCGGAAGGCGGCTTCCAGGATGATGGGCTGCCGGCCGCGTTCTATTTTCAGTTCGGCCGGCCACGCCATTTTTCTGTAAGAGAAATGCAGCATCGCCTTTCCCATCGTCCGCACCCTTCCGGCCGGCAACAGAACCGTCACCGATTCAAGCAGATCGCCCATACAGGCGTCACCCGTCCCCGCGTTGACCCACAGGCTGCCGCCGACTGTCCCCGGGATGCCCAGGGCGAAATTGAAACCCTGCAAACCGTGCTTCAAACCGTAGGCGCACAGTGCGGAAAGCTTCAGGCCCGCCCCGGCTTTCACCAGCGGTCGCTCCGCGCCCGCGTTTCCGGTGACGATTTCCCGCAGACATCTGTCGAGCAGGACGACGATGCCGGAGATGCCCCGGTCCCTGACCAGGATGTTGCTGCCCGCGCCCAGGGGCAGGCAGGCGATGCCCCGGGCGTCGGCCCACCGGATCAGCCTGACCAGATCCTCCCTGCTTGCGGGTCTTACCAGCGCCTCTGCAGGTCCTCCCACCCTCAAGGTGGTGTGGCGCGCCATGGGCTCGTCGAAAACGACGTCCTGCGGGAGCGCTTGCGCCAGCCAGTCCCTGTCTTCCGGTTCGAGGGCTGTCATGCGGACTCCAGCAGCTTTTCACCGACCTTCCACACATCGCCGGCACCGAGGGTCAGCACGATATCCCTGTCGGCAAGGTGCTCCTGAA
The genomic region above belongs to Deltaproteobacteria bacterium and contains:
- the murB gene encoding UDP-N-acetylmuramate dehydrogenase, which codes for MTALEPEDRDWLAQALPQDVVFDEPMARHTTLRVGGPAEALVRPASREDLVRLIRWADARGIACLPLGAGSNILVRDRGISGIVVLLDRCLREIVTGNAGAERPLVKAGAGLKLSALCAYGLKHGLQGFNFALGIPGTVGGSLWVNAGTGDACMGDLLESVTVLLPAGRVRTMGKAMLHFSYRKMAWPAELKIERGRQPIILEAAFRLRKGKRDSLRKEAGRLLKHRNRRQPWTLPSAGCIFKNPPGERSAGELIDLAGLKGKRIGDAEISTKHANFIVNRGRAAAADILALVDLATDAVYEHHRVKLETEVKIVG